In a genomic window of Pseudoalteromonas xiamenensis:
- a CDS encoding methyltransferase family protein — MKNLEAKVPPIYIVVVLGLLMCAVKQVTPVLHNTTWHIAVACLVFLVGVGVAVSGAVIFKLENTTVNPTKPDTASHLVTQGIFQFTRNPMYLGMLLVLIAWGIYLFAPLNSLLVIVFVLYMNHFQIRPEERAMRKLFGEEFEQYSRKVRRWI; from the coding sequence ATGAAAAATTTAGAAGCAAAAGTTCCACCTATCTATATCGTCGTCGTTTTGGGATTGCTAATGTGTGCCGTAAAGCAGGTGACACCAGTATTACACAACACAACGTGGCATATTGCGGTGGCTTGTTTGGTGTTTTTAGTTGGTGTGGGAGTTGCTGTGAGTGGTGCGGTTATTTTTAAGCTTGAAAATACGACAGTTAACCCCACCAAACCTGATACTGCATCCCATCTGGTGACACAGGGTATCTTTCAATTCACGCGAAATCCTATGTATCTAGGGATGTTGCTTGTACTTATTGCATGGGGTATTTATCTGTTTGCTCCGCTTAATAGTTTGTTAGTCATCGTCTTTGTGCTTTACATGAATCACTTTCAAATTCGACCTGAAGAGCGTGCGATGCGAAAATTGTTTGGAGAAGAATTCGAGCAGTATTCGCGTAAAGTTAGACGTTGGATATAG
- a CDS encoding phosphoethanolamine transferase translates to MNSGVENLTNTSTKSTTEYAQDLFSNRYVIRFIVAMWITLTCNTVFYQNLNENVLVSAGFLLFALNWLLITIFSVGRLFKPGLILLICISASVEYFSTRFGIMMDYGMLQNVLETDVKEAADLINFRLFFHFLVYAALPSALVLFVPTPKSSMKRRVLTYTGNFLLVLGLLGTLAFMHYQTLSGYFRMNKEQRYYATPLNAISAIKSHVKMKLKPKATTFTQIASSVAFVPFSEKPTVFVLVLGETVRADHFGLNGYERNTTPTLSQLPVFNFKDVSSCGTATAHSVPCMFSWMNKADYDEFTAKNSENVIDIVKRAGFDVIWRDNNSGCKGVCSRVKTEKLYEVVTCEDGCPDELLLDGLPKLLAQKKNTLIVLHQQGSHGPAYFRRSQQKHKTFLPECEDETFATCSQQEIINAYDNSLVETDAMLSSVIELLDKQKDVNTGLLYVSDHGESLGENGVYLHGLPYAFAPDSQTHIPMLFWLSDNYQKDVKLDRTCLNEITAKPTSHDALFGSLLGLLSIDIKTEKQTTDLVTGCRG, encoded by the coding sequence ATGAACTCAGGCGTAGAGAATTTAACCAACACTTCAACGAAATCCACTACTGAATACGCCCAAGACCTATTTTCAAATCGCTATGTCATTCGGTTTATTGTGGCAATGTGGATAACACTTACGTGCAATACTGTGTTTTATCAAAATTTAAACGAGAATGTGCTTGTATCTGCAGGCTTCCTTTTGTTTGCGTTAAATTGGCTGCTTATCACAATATTCAGTGTGGGACGTCTATTTAAACCTGGTTTGATTTTGCTGATTTGTATCAGCGCCTCGGTTGAGTACTTCAGCACGCGATTTGGTATTATGATGGATTATGGGATGTTGCAAAATGTCCTTGAGACAGATGTAAAAGAAGCGGCAGACCTTATTAACTTTCGACTTTTCTTCCATTTCCTTGTTTATGCAGCCCTTCCTAGTGCCTTGGTGCTTTTCGTTCCTACCCCAAAATCGTCAATGAAAAGAAGAGTATTGACTTACACAGGTAACTTCCTATTGGTGTTAGGGCTACTCGGCACACTCGCCTTTATGCACTACCAAACGCTTTCTGGTTACTTCAGAATGAATAAAGAACAGCGTTACTACGCAACTCCGCTCAACGCCATTTCCGCGATTAAATCTCACGTCAAAATGAAGCTGAAACCAAAAGCGACTACGTTCACGCAAATTGCGTCAAGTGTTGCGTTTGTGCCTTTTTCTGAAAAGCCGACCGTTTTTGTACTCGTTTTAGGTGAAACCGTTCGTGCAGATCACTTTGGCCTCAACGGCTACGAGCGTAATACCACGCCAACTCTTTCTCAATTACCCGTATTCAACTTCAAAGACGTCAGTTCCTGTGGCACGGCAACCGCACACTCTGTCCCATGTATGTTCTCATGGATGAACAAAGCGGATTACGATGAATTTACGGCAAAAAATTCTGAAAACGTAATAGACATCGTAAAACGCGCCGGATTTGACGTGATTTGGCGCGACAATAACAGCGGCTGTAAAGGTGTATGTAGCCGTGTTAAGACGGAGAAACTTTACGAAGTCGTTACATGTGAAGACGGCTGCCCTGACGAGCTATTGTTAGACGGTTTGCCAAAACTATTAGCGCAGAAGAAAAATACACTTATCGTATTACATCAACAAGGCAGTCACGGACCGGCCTATTTCCGCCGCAGCCAACAAAAACACAAAACGTTTTTACCTGAATGTGAAGATGAAACGTTTGCAACTTGCTCTCAGCAAGAAATTATAAACGCTTATGACAATAGCTTAGTCGAAACCGATGCAATGTTGAGCAGTGTAATTGAGCTTTTGGACAAGCAAAAAGACGTAAATACGGGCTTGCTGTATGTCTCTGATCATGGCGAGTCACTGGGTGAAAATGGTGTTTACCTTCACGGTTTACCTTACGCATTTGCACCTGATTCTCAAACTCATATACCTATGCTTTTTTGGTTATCTGATAATTATCAAAAAGATGTGAAGTTAGACAGAACGTGCTTAAATGAAATTACAGCAAAGCCAACTAGTCATGATGCACTCTTTGGAAGCTTGCTAGGATTACTTTCAATTGACATAAAAACGGAAAAGCAGACAACGGATTTGGTTACTGGTTGCAGGGGGTAA
- a CDS encoding alpha/beta hydrolase family protein, with the protein MLKKWLMCLLVSFCVITPMASHATDTEYQMPSSAIASVVDAKLLPTNVLSPDGAWMALLDRSRVLSLTDLTKPEVALAGVRFNPDTRIKTTTRLYDTLEFKHVQTGSIIPLNQLPEGKIAFPSWSSNSQYLAFVVAGDKVTTLWLYDVKTRKLQQLSELALNAFITEPYEWLQDSSGIVAAVASNHSKTPPEAEKAKLKPVIQESKGEKAPVRTYQNLLQTPHDEALFKFYGQTQLVKLTLDGRVQGIGPALIISDYAVSPDATNLLIAMIDEPFSYQVPFNRFPTVWQIWGMRGHPLYELARVPLAETIPQGFDSVQAGRREFQWRADKGATVIWAEAQDGGSMKAQVPFHDYLYSISAPFRREPELFAKMEWRFSHIDWADDNVALLSEWRFQDRHVRTHVVSPRNADENRVLFSERSYNDSYKDPGSFVMTYNDLGSKVVKLVGGRYMYLVADGASAQGKQPYLARYDIKTNDVNKVWQSEAPYYERVVSVLDDEGMQFITLRESATEQPNYFLRNLTDSSITQLTRYDHPYPDFIGVTKEVIKYTREDGTQLSGTLYLPAGYTKEKGPLPVLMWAYPLEFKDKAVASQMRESPYEFNYIGFWGPMPYLSKGIAVFDDPKMPIIGEGDSQPNDRFIPQLVSSAKAAVDTLVERGIADKNRIAIAGHSYGAFMVANLLAHSDLFKTGIARSGAYNRSLTPFGFQGEERDFWQAQTIYAQMSPFFNADKIDEPLLLIHGKEDPNSGTFPMQSERMYAALNGLGKTARLVMLPEEGHGYKARESIMHVLWEQERWLDKYLMPEGVNNDQPTKAVMEIPVIQNQE; encoded by the coding sequence ATGTTGAAAAAGTGGTTAATGTGTTTATTGGTGTCATTTTGCGTCATTACACCAATGGCAAGTCACGCTACGGATACTGAATATCAAATGCCTTCTTCTGCTATCGCTTCGGTGGTAGATGCAAAGCTTCTTCCGACCAATGTATTGTCACCAGACGGGGCTTGGATGGCGTTATTGGACCGCAGTCGCGTATTGAGTTTGACGGATCTTACCAAACCCGAGGTTGCACTCGCGGGCGTACGTTTCAATCCTGACACTCGCATTAAAACCACAACTCGACTTTACGATACATTAGAGTTTAAGCACGTTCAGACAGGCAGTATTATTCCGCTCAATCAATTACCTGAAGGTAAAATTGCCTTTCCGAGTTGGTCGAGCAACTCTCAGTATCTGGCCTTTGTTGTTGCTGGGGACAAAGTCACTACACTTTGGCTGTACGATGTAAAAACGCGTAAGTTACAGCAATTGAGCGAACTTGCGCTCAATGCATTTATTACTGAACCCTATGAGTGGCTTCAAGATAGCAGCGGAATCGTCGCTGCTGTTGCGTCGAATCACAGTAAAACGCCTCCTGAAGCAGAAAAAGCAAAGTTGAAGCCGGTTATCCAAGAGTCTAAGGGCGAAAAAGCGCCTGTCCGCACTTATCAAAACTTGTTACAAACCCCTCATGATGAAGCGTTATTCAAATTTTACGGGCAAACACAGTTAGTCAAACTGACTTTAGATGGCCGAGTACAAGGTATTGGTCCTGCGCTGATTATTTCCGATTATGCGGTATCCCCAGACGCCACAAATTTGTTAATCGCGATGATTGATGAGCCATTTTCCTACCAAGTTCCCTTTAACCGTTTTCCGACTGTTTGGCAGATCTGGGGCATGCGCGGACACCCGCTCTATGAATTGGCCAGAGTTCCATTAGCAGAAACTATCCCGCAAGGTTTTGATAGTGTTCAAGCTGGACGTCGCGAATTTCAATGGCGAGCTGACAAAGGTGCGACGGTTATTTGGGCTGAGGCTCAGGACGGCGGTTCCATGAAGGCACAAGTGCCTTTCCATGATTATTTGTACTCAATCAGTGCGCCATTTCGTCGTGAGCCTGAGTTATTTGCGAAAATGGAATGGCGATTCAGCCATATAGATTGGGCTGACGATAATGTTGCGCTATTGAGTGAATGGCGTTTCCAAGATAGACATGTGAGAACGCACGTCGTTTCCCCGCGTAATGCAGATGAAAATCGCGTGCTGTTTTCAGAACGCAGCTATAACGACAGTTATAAAGATCCTGGCTCTTTTGTTATGACCTACAACGATTTAGGTTCAAAAGTGGTTAAATTGGTTGGTGGCCGCTACATGTATCTGGTCGCTGATGGCGCTTCGGCGCAAGGTAAACAACCTTATCTGGCTCGTTATGACATTAAAACAAACGACGTTAATAAAGTATGGCAATCAGAAGCACCGTATTATGAGCGCGTGGTTTCGGTGTTGGATGATGAAGGAATGCAATTTATCACATTGCGTGAATCAGCAACTGAGCAACCGAATTACTTCTTGAGAAACTTAACCGATAGTTCAATTACGCAGTTAACACGATACGACCACCCATATCCCGATTTTATTGGTGTGACAAAAGAAGTGATCAAATATACGCGGGAAGATGGAACACAGTTAAGCGGCACGTTGTATCTTCCTGCAGGGTATACAAAAGAAAAAGGACCACTACCAGTTTTGATGTGGGCGTATCCGCTTGAGTTTAAAGATAAGGCTGTTGCATCGCAGATGCGAGAATCGCCGTATGAGTTTAATTACATTGGATTCTGGGGGCCAATGCCTTATCTATCGAAAGGTATCGCAGTGTTTGATGATCCGAAAATGCCCATCATTGGAGAAGGTGATAGCCAGCCAAATGACCGTTTTATTCCGCAATTGGTTTCGAGCGCAAAAGCGGCGGTAGATACCTTGGTTGAGCGTGGTATTGCTGACAAGAATCGTATTGCGATAGCGGGGCATTCTTATGGTGCGTTTATGGTGGCTAATTTACTGGCGCACAGTGATTTATTTAAAACAGGCATAGCACGTAGTGGTGCGTACAATCGCTCCTTAACACCTTTTGGATTCCAAGGTGAAGAGCGCGACTTTTGGCAAGCCCAAACGATTTACGCGCAAATGTCCCCATTCTTCAATGCGGATAAAATCGATGAACCTCTGTTGCTCATTCATGGCAAAGAAGATCCAAACTCAGGTACGTTCCCAATGCAATCTGAGCGTATGTATGCGGCGCTCAATGGGTTAGGTAAAACCGCTCGGTTAGTTATGCTTCCCGAAGAAGGGCACGGATACAAAGCTCGCGAAAGTATTATGCACGTGTTGTGGGAGCAAGAACGTTGGCTTGATAAATATTTAATGCCGGAGGGCGTAAACAACGATCAACCAACGAAAGCCGTTATGGAAATCCCGGTGATACAAAATCAAGAATAA
- a CDS encoding LacI family DNA-binding transcriptional regulator — MNNNNKPEKVTIFDVAKEAQVSKSTVSLVLTQSDKVSDKSREKVLHAIEKLGYVYNRDAAALRSKRSNLVAIVINDLTNPYSAQLAIGLEKHIGALGMLPMLVNTNESFERQKQVVNTLKEYNVAAFVMCPAPGTDKNWVNQLIQSGFPVINIMREVQYSDAPTILPDNQKGTMLATEHLLSQGMKNLAFVGGTEDISDYHERLAGFNTAMRLHKEHTPSVIAPSQTNRQGGREAFKELYARSPDIEAIVCFSDVIAYGVIEEIRNAGLEPGIDIKVVGFDDLEDSRMMSPALSSVHINANEIGKRTCLVLSELLDKSTPPLRTLVDVKLIVRASSDQRVIG, encoded by the coding sequence ATGAATAACAATAACAAACCTGAGAAAGTAACGATTTTTGATGTTGCCAAAGAAGCACAAGTGTCCAAATCCACGGTGTCTTTGGTCCTTACACAAAGTGATAAAGTCAGCGATAAGAGCCGAGAGAAAGTACTTCACGCAATCGAAAAACTAGGTTACGTATACAATAGAGATGCCGCAGCACTTCGAAGTAAACGCTCCAACCTAGTCGCTATTGTCATCAATGACTTAACCAACCCCTATTCTGCACAGCTCGCCATCGGACTAGAAAAGCACATAGGAGCGCTTGGTATGTTACCGATGCTGGTAAACACCAATGAGTCGTTTGAGCGCCAGAAACAAGTCGTCAATACCTTAAAAGAATACAATGTTGCCGCATTCGTTATGTGTCCAGCCCCAGGTACGGATAAAAATTGGGTTAATCAATTAATTCAAAGCGGATTTCCAGTCATCAACATCATGCGCGAAGTGCAGTACAGTGATGCGCCTACCATTTTGCCTGATAACCAAAAAGGTACGATGCTTGCGACGGAACATCTACTTTCGCAAGGCATGAAAAACCTCGCTTTTGTGGGCGGTACAGAAGATATTTCAGACTACCATGAACGCTTAGCTGGCTTTAATACCGCCATGCGTTTACATAAAGAACATACGCCTTCGGTCATTGCTCCCTCTCAAACCAATCGACAAGGCGGCCGTGAAGCCTTTAAAGAACTGTATGCTCGCTCCCCAGACATTGAAGCGATTGTTTGCTTTAGTGATGTCATCGCCTACGGAGTCATTGAAGAAATTCGAAATGCGGGCTTGGAACCCGGAATAGACATCAAAGTCGTAGGTTTCGATGACTTAGAAGACTCGCGAATGATGTCTCCCGCACTTTCTTCTGTCCATATTAATGCCAATGAAATTGGCAAGAGAACTTGTTTAGTACTTTCGGAATTACTCGACAAATCGACACCGCCTTTACGTACCTTAGTGGATGTAAAGCTGATAGTGCGCGCATCATCAGATCAGAGAGTGATAGGATAA
- a CDS encoding pirin family protein, whose protein sequence is MKYIRRSQDRGTVDLGWLSSKHSFSFGHYYDSNHMGIEVLRVINDDYVEAGQGFEPHRHRDMEIVSYVLEGGLAHKDNQGNEQVIQAGEVQRMSAGTGIMHSEYNVSNTDSTRFLQIWIRPKENGIVPSYQQKAIKQSGPLTLLVSPEGEENSLTINQDADIYRLMLDKNQSQPLAIKRHSGYIHIVSGTVEIDGTVLSAGDGMALLREAFTHLEAKSIHGSVEALWFDLPKL, encoded by the coding sequence ATGAAATACATTCGGAGATCGCAAGACCGTGGCACAGTAGACTTAGGTTGGCTTTCGAGTAAGCACAGTTTTTCGTTTGGACATTATTACGATTCGAACCATATGGGCATCGAAGTACTTCGTGTCATCAACGACGATTATGTCGAGGCAGGTCAAGGTTTTGAACCTCATAGGCATAGAGACATGGAGATAGTTTCCTATGTACTGGAAGGTGGTTTGGCACATAAAGACAATCAAGGAAATGAGCAAGTCATTCAAGCTGGAGAAGTACAACGGATGAGTGCAGGAACAGGCATTATGCACTCTGAATACAATGTGTCAAATACAGACTCAACACGTTTTCTACAAATTTGGATCCGCCCAAAAGAAAATGGCATTGTGCCTAGTTACCAACAAAAAGCCATTAAACAAAGTGGGCCATTGACGCTATTAGTATCGCCAGAAGGCGAGGAAAACAGCTTAACGATTAATCAAGATGCGGATATTTATCGTCTGATGCTCGATAAAAACCAATCACAGCCATTAGCAATCAAACGACACTCGGGATACATCCATATCGTTTCGGGCACTGTAGAGATAGACGGTACGGTTTTATCCGCAGGTGATGGTATGGCTCTACTTCGCGAAGCATTTACACACCTAGAAGCTAAGTCGATACATGGCTCTGTCGAGGCATTGTGGTTTGATTTACCCAAACTGTAA
- a CDS encoding LTA synthase family protein: MKNNVVRAIAPFLFLIFVVMAILTIARTGLSVWQHERLVHSSDWLHILLQGMRVDLSSLAHLIILPVLVHFCLPKEGAIRTSWTTFLKVLFVGIILLFSYMELVTPTFISEYDLRPNRLFVEYLMYPKEVFGMLWTGYKLSIFSVLLGTVGLVFMAWTWVCRIDFSFPTLSLFGRISIAAICCITLFLGARSTFGHRPLNPAMVAYSDDVLLNELTLNSTYSLAFALKNMASEQNAEKFYGSMDIETMLKTVKLASGRGNRFIEGDIPTRNIQQATYQGKKRNLVILLQESLGARFVGGLGGLPLTPNLDKLLNEGWTFEQLYATGTRSVRGIEAVTTGFVPTPSRAVVKLSKAQNGFFTIAQLLKQQGYHTQFVYGGESHFDNMKSFFLGNGFSDIVDLPKFSKTTFIGSWGACDQDLYAEAHNQFEQLSRQGKPFFSLVFNSSNHTPYEYPQGVIEQYDELPNTRNNAIKYSDKALGEFFEKAKQSAYWDDTVFLVIADHDARVDSLTPIPVKNFHIPGVILGADIEAKKDARITSSLDMPATMLSLIGVTNDSPMIGRDMSSQESEGKSRAMMQFGNNFGYLTEHKLTVLQPNKPAIGFVFDKHDLSLRADEVTNDEHQTALAHALLGNYLYSNKLYRLP; the protein is encoded by the coding sequence ATGAAAAATAATGTAGTACGTGCAATTGCACCATTTTTATTTTTGATATTTGTCGTAATGGCAATATTAACAATCGCCAGAACAGGTTTGTCTGTTTGGCAGCATGAACGACTTGTCCATTCGTCAGATTGGTTACATATTCTTTTGCAAGGGATGAGAGTCGATCTTTCTTCACTTGCTCACTTGATTATTCTTCCCGTGCTTGTTCATTTTTGCTTGCCAAAAGAGGGGGCAATAAGAACAAGTTGGACGACTTTTCTAAAAGTATTGTTTGTTGGCATCATCCTATTGTTTTCATATATGGAACTTGTCACACCTACGTTTATTTCTGAATACGACCTTCGACCAAATCGCTTATTTGTAGAATACCTCATGTATCCAAAAGAAGTGTTTGGGATGCTGTGGACAGGGTACAAACTCAGCATTTTCAGCGTACTACTTGGGACTGTAGGATTGGTTTTTATGGCTTGGACATGGGTATGTCGAATTGACTTTTCCTTCCCGACACTGTCTCTTTTTGGACGCATAAGTATTGCAGCCATTTGTTGTATTACGCTTTTTCTAGGTGCACGTTCAACGTTTGGGCATCGCCCACTTAACCCTGCGATGGTTGCCTATTCTGATGATGTGCTGCTCAATGAACTGACGTTAAATTCAACCTATTCTTTGGCATTTGCGCTTAAAAACATGGCTTCTGAGCAAAATGCGGAGAAATTCTACGGCAGTATGGATATTGAAACCATGCTCAAAACTGTTAAGTTGGCATCAGGACGGGGTAACCGTTTCATCGAAGGTGATATTCCAACTCGTAATATTCAACAAGCGACTTACCAAGGTAAAAAGCGCAATCTGGTTATTTTACTGCAAGAAAGCCTAGGTGCACGCTTTGTTGGGGGATTAGGCGGTCTTCCTTTAACACCAAATTTGGATAAATTGTTGAACGAAGGTTGGACATTCGAACAACTCTACGCGACGGGTACTCGTTCCGTACGAGGCATTGAAGCGGTAACGACAGGCTTCGTACCAACTCCATCGCGTGCGGTTGTTAAATTGAGTAAAGCGCAGAATGGCTTTTTTACGATTGCGCAGTTGTTAAAACAACAGGGTTACCACACTCAATTTGTATATGGAGGTGAAAGCCATTTCGACAATATGAAATCTTTCTTCTTAGGCAATGGTTTTAGCGATATTGTTGATTTGCCGAAGTTTAGTAAAACTACCTTCATTGGTTCATGGGGGGCGTGTGATCAAGATCTCTATGCCGAAGCGCACAATCAGTTTGAGCAATTGTCCAGACAAGGTAAACCGTTCTTTAGCTTGGTTTTCAATTCGTCCAATCACACACCCTATGAATATCCTCAAGGCGTCATTGAGCAATATGATGAATTGCCAAACACTCGAAATAACGCAATCAAGTATTCGGATAAAGCACTTGGTGAGTTTTTTGAAAAAGCAAAACAAAGCGCTTATTGGGACGATACGGTTTTTCTGGTTATTGCAGACCATGACGCACGCGTCGATTCATTAACACCAATACCTGTTAAAAACTTTCATATCCCTGGCGTCATCCTTGGTGCAGATATCGAAGCCAAAAAAGATGCTCGCATTACCAGTTCTCTGGATATGCCAGCAACGATGTTGTCGTTAATTGGGGTTACAAATGATTCACCAATGATCGGACGAGACATGTCCAGCCAAGAAAGTGAAGGGAAATCAAGAGCAATGATGCAATTCGGTAATAACTTTGGTTACTTGACGGAACATAAACTCACCGTGTTGCAACCGAATAAACCCGCAATCGGTTTCGTATTCGATAAGCATGACCTATCTTTGCGTGCTGATGAAGTGACGAACGACGAGCATCAAACCGCACTTGCTCATGCGTTGCTTGGGAATTACCTGTACAGCAATAAATTATATCGACTGCCTTAA
- a CDS encoding alkaline phosphatase family protein, whose amino-acid sequence MSKRNAHILRRLLLLMTIIWLPSVSAKQAPVVLISLDGFRWDYIEKHGAENLKRIAMQGTRAQFMRPVYPTKTFPNHLSIVTGLLPSNHGVVDNHFCDKTREQCYEMGDGLDDSTWLSGIPLWNLAEMQGVKAATYFWPESDARFNGRTASYYYHYSKHSDYQNRINQMVQWLQLPESQRPEFIAGYFSLVDSTGHKFGPNAQETKEAVQRVDELIGQFDRRLAELKLDVNLILVSDHGMSQVDPEKAILVEELGVSETDFAILNGATKVHFYKKPTSNVSIDHIRKQLMSKSAGRFDVLSKETLLKRGIKDDSRLADILIETTAPRTFKYKRPSTEHGMHGYAFTKDMGAIFIAKGPAFKQGFELTEVNNLDVYPTVAKILGLKLLGPIDSDGISIKASLK is encoded by the coding sequence ATGTCTAAACGTAACGCACATATACTTCGCCGATTGTTGCTCCTGATGACAATAATCTGGCTTCCTAGTGTGTCAGCCAAGCAAGCACCGGTCGTACTCATCTCGTTAGATGGCTTTCGATGGGATTACATTGAAAAGCACGGTGCTGAAAACTTAAAACGCATTGCGATGCAAGGTACTCGAGCGCAATTCATGCGACCTGTTTATCCAACCAAAACGTTCCCAAATCATTTGTCTATCGTCACCGGACTGCTACCTTCTAATCACGGTGTTGTAGATAATCATTTCTGCGATAAAACACGAGAGCAATGTTATGAAATGGGGGATGGACTTGACGACAGTACGTGGCTATCCGGCATTCCACTCTGGAATCTCGCCGAAATGCAGGGCGTGAAAGCGGCGACGTATTTTTGGCCGGAGTCAGACGCTCGATTTAATGGACGTACAGCATCTTATTATTATCACTATTCTAAACACAGTGATTATCAAAATCGCATTAACCAAATGGTACAGTGGCTCCAATTACCAGAATCCCAAAGACCAGAATTTATCGCAGGTTATTTTTCATTAGTAGACTCTACGGGACATAAATTTGGACCGAATGCGCAGGAAACGAAAGAGGCTGTGCAGCGCGTAGATGAGTTAATTGGTCAGTTCGATAGACGCCTAGCTGAACTTAAGTTAGACGTGAACCTCATTTTAGTGTCTGACCACGGAATGTCTCAAGTAGACCCCGAAAAAGCAATTTTAGTTGAGGAACTTGGTGTATCGGAAACAGATTTCGCGATACTAAATGGCGCTACTAAAGTCCACTTTTACAAGAAACCGACCTCAAATGTCTCAATTGATCACATTAGAAAACAACTGATGTCAAAAAGCGCAGGGCGTTTCGACGTTTTGTCAAAAGAGACGTTACTAAAACGAGGTATCAAGGACGATAGCCGCCTAGCAGATATTCTCATTGAAACCACCGCGCCTCGAACATTCAAGTACAAAAGACCCTCAACCGAACACGGCATGCACGGTTATGCTTTCACCAAAGACATGGGCGCAATCTTTATCGCCAAAGGTCCTGCATTTAAGCAAGGATTTGAATTAACGGAGGTCAACAATCTTGATGTTTACCCAACGGTTGCCAAAATACTAGGTCTAAAGTTACTTGGACCAATTGATTCAGATGGCATAAGTATCAAAGCATCACTTAAATAA
- a CDS encoding diacylglycerol kinase codes for MKPGHTGLHRVFKATGYSVKGFLAAWRFEAAFRQEVFLFVVLASVACVINVNIAERALMLLCLFVVLLTELLNSAVEAVVDRVGTEHHELSGRAKDIASAAVFISLLMTFVVWGVVLSQFVV; via the coding sequence ATGAAACCAGGTCATACGGGTTTACATCGTGTTTTCAAGGCGACCGGTTATTCCGTTAAGGGGTTTCTAGCCGCTTGGCGTTTTGAAGCCGCGTTTCGTCAAGAAGTGTTCCTTTTTGTTGTCTTAGCTAGTGTCGCATGTGTGATTAATGTTAATATTGCTGAACGCGCATTAATGCTTCTTTGTCTTTTCGTTGTTTTGTTAACGGAGTTGCTCAATTCTGCCGTCGAAGCAGTTGTTGATAGAGTAGGCACGGAACATCATGAACTTTCAGGTCGTGCTAAAGACATCGCTTCAGCTGCTGTATTTATAAGCTTGTTAATGACGTTTGTTGTGTGGGGCGTAGTCCTAAGTCAATTCGTAGTGTAG